The Streptomyces kanamyceticus genome window below encodes:
- a CDS encoding GNAT family N-acetyltransferase has translation MTDFAFRPLDPLTDAELVHGWVTHPKAAFWLMQEATLPEVEREYMSIAAAEHHDAFLGLHKGVPAFLMERYDPAHVELVGLYEPLPGDVGMHFLTAPTDVRIPGFTRGVITAVMRELFADPATERVVVEPDVRNTAVHALNEAVGFRPEGVIQKPEKEALLSFCTREQFEAAVREAAASERELAI, from the coding sequence ATGACCGACTTCGCCTTCCGTCCGCTCGACCCCCTGACCGACGCCGAGCTCGTGCACGGCTGGGTGACCCACCCCAAGGCTGCCTTCTGGCTGATGCAGGAGGCCACGCTGCCCGAGGTCGAGCGCGAGTACATGTCGATCGCCGCCGCCGAGCACCACGACGCGTTCCTCGGCCTGCACAAGGGCGTGCCCGCCTTCCTGATGGAGCGCTACGACCCCGCGCACGTCGAACTCGTCGGCCTGTACGAGCCGTTGCCCGGCGACGTCGGCATGCACTTCCTCACCGCGCCCACCGACGTCCGCATCCCCGGCTTCACGCGCGGCGTGATCACGGCGGTTATGCGGGAGCTCTTCGCCGACCCGGCGACCGAGCGGGTCGTGGTCGAACCCGACGTACGCAACACCGCCGTGCACGCCCTCAACGAAGCCGTCGGGTTCCGGCCCGAGGGCGTCATCCAGAAGCCGGAGAAGGAAGCGCTGCTGAGCTTCTGCACCCGCGAACAGTTCGAAGCAGCCGTACGTGAAGCTGCGGCAAGCGAAAGGGAATTGGCGATATGA
- a CDS encoding acyl-CoA dehydrogenase family protein, with product MDHRLSPEHEELRRTVEAFAHDVIAPKIGDLYERHEFPYEIVREMGRMGLFGLPFPEEFGGMGGDYLALGIALEELARVDSSVAITLEAGVSLGAMPIHLFGTEEQKREWLPKLCSGEVLGAFGLTEPDGGSDAGGTRTTAVRDGDEWVINGSKCFITNSGTDITGLVTVTAVTGRKEDGRPLISAIIVPSGTPGFTVAAPYSKVGWNASDTRELSFSDVRVPAANLLGTEGRGYAQFLRILDEGRVAISALATGLAQGCVDESVKYAKERHAFGKPIGANQAIQFKIADMEMRAHMARVGWHDAASRLVAGEPFKKEAAIAKLYSSTVAVDNAREATQIHGGYGFMNEYPVARMWRDSKILEIGEGTSEVQRMLIARELGFAG from the coding sequence CCTCTACGAGAGGCACGAGTTCCCGTACGAGATCGTCCGCGAGATGGGCCGCATGGGCCTGTTCGGGCTGCCCTTCCCCGAGGAGTTCGGCGGGATGGGCGGCGACTACCTCGCGCTCGGCATCGCCCTCGAAGAGCTCGCCCGCGTCGACTCGTCGGTGGCGATCACCCTGGAGGCGGGCGTCTCCCTCGGTGCGATGCCGATCCACCTCTTCGGCACCGAGGAGCAGAAGCGCGAGTGGCTGCCGAAGCTGTGCTCGGGCGAGGTCCTCGGCGCGTTCGGCCTGACCGAGCCGGACGGCGGCTCGGACGCGGGCGGCACCCGCACGACGGCGGTGCGCGACGGCGACGAGTGGGTGATCAACGGCTCCAAGTGCTTCATCACCAACTCGGGGACGGACATCACGGGCCTGGTCACGGTCACCGCCGTCACCGGCCGCAAGGAGGACGGGCGGCCGCTGATCTCCGCGATCATCGTCCCGTCGGGGACGCCGGGCTTCACGGTCGCCGCGCCGTACTCGAAGGTCGGCTGGAACGCGTCGGACACCCGCGAGCTCTCCTTCTCCGACGTCCGGGTCCCGGCGGCGAACCTGCTCGGCACGGAGGGCCGCGGGTACGCCCAGTTCCTGCGCATCCTCGACGAGGGCCGCGTGGCCATCTCCGCGCTCGCCACCGGGCTCGCCCAGGGCTGTGTGGACGAGTCCGTGAAGTACGCCAAGGAGCGGCACGCCTTCGGGAAGCCGATCGGTGCGAATCAAGCCATCCAGTTCAAGATCGCCGACATGGAGATGCGGGCGCACATGGCCCGCGTCGGCTGGCACGACGCGGCATCGCGGCTGGTCGCCGGTGAGCCGTTCAAGAAGGAGGCGGCCATCGCCAAGCTGTACTCGTCGACGGTCGCGGTGGACAACGCCCGCGAGGCCACGCAGATCCACGGCGGGTACGGCTTCATGAACGAATACCCCGTGGCCAGGATGTGGCGCGACTCCAAGATCCTGGAGATCGGCGAGGGCACGAGCGAGGTGCAGCGCATGCTGATCGCGCGGGAGCTGGGTTTCGCGGGCTGA
- a CDS encoding ABC transporter substrate-binding protein — protein sequence MPQLRRPSATSAPSRRGILTAGGALGLTAVLAACGSEKKDSGGTSKEAPGKSGPWSFKDDRGETAKKDATPKNIVAFTGVAAALFDYGIEVKGVFGPTKTKDGKADVQAGDMDISKLTIIGNEWGQFNIEKYAGLAPDVLISTMFDDKGTLWYVPEESEDKVLKLAPSVGISVYDRQLTHPLQRIQALAESLGADVKSDKVVRAKKRFEAASERLRKVAKAHKDIKVLVGSASQDLFYVSGSNLSVDLEYFKALGVNLIEPPEKAKKESGGWFESLSWENVDQYDADLIMMDNRTSALQPAALDKSKPTWQKLPAVKAGQVIPRVAEPIFSYDKCAPILEDLADAIEKAKKLKK from the coding sequence ATGCCCCAGCTCCGCCGCCCGTCCGCCACCTCCGCGCCGTCCCGTCGCGGCATCCTCACCGCAGGCGGCGCCCTCGGCCTCACCGCCGTCCTGGCAGCCTGCGGCAGCGAGAAGAAGGACAGCGGCGGCACGAGCAAGGAGGCGCCGGGCAAGTCCGGGCCCTGGAGCTTCAAGGACGACCGCGGCGAGACCGCCAAGAAGGACGCGACGCCGAAGAACATCGTCGCCTTCACCGGCGTCGCCGCCGCCCTGTTCGACTACGGCATCGAGGTCAAGGGCGTCTTCGGCCCGACGAAGACCAAGGACGGCAAGGCCGACGTCCAGGCCGGCGACATGGACATCAGCAAGCTGACGATCATCGGCAACGAATGGGGCCAGTTCAACATCGAGAAGTACGCGGGCCTCGCCCCGGACGTGCTGATCTCCACGATGTTCGACGACAAGGGCACCCTCTGGTACGTCCCCGAGGAGAGCGAGGACAAGGTCCTCAAGCTCGCCCCGAGCGTCGGCATCAGCGTCTACGACCGCCAGCTGACCCACCCGCTGCAGCGCATCCAGGCCCTCGCCGAGTCGCTCGGCGCGGACGTGAAGTCCGACAAGGTCGTCAGGGCGAAGAAGCGCTTCGAGGCGGCGTCCGAGCGGCTGCGCAAGGTCGCCAAGGCGCACAAGGACATCAAGGTCCTCGTCGGCTCCGCGAGCCAGGACCTGTTCTACGTCTCCGGGTCGAACCTCTCGGTCGACCTGGAGTACTTCAAGGCGCTCGGCGTGAACCTCATCGAGCCGCCGGAGAAGGCGAAGAAGGAGTCCGGCGGCTGGTTCGAGAGCCTCAGCTGGGAGAACGTCGACCAGTACGACGCGGACCTCATCATGATGGACAACCGCACCTCGGCGCTCCAGCCCGCCGCCCTCGACAAGTCCAAGCCGACCTGGCAGAAGCTGCCCGCGGTCAAGGCCGGACAGGTCATCCCGCGTGTCGCGGAGCCCATCTTCTCGTACGACAAGTGCGCGCCGATCCTGGAGGACCTGGCGGACGCGATCGAGAAGGCGAAGAAGCTGAAGAAGTAG
- a CDS encoding lysine N(6)-hydroxylase/L-ornithine N(5)-oxygenase family protein has translation MTALPEPLDFIGIGLGPFNLGLACLTEPLDELNGLFLESKPDFEWHSGMFLEGAHLQTPFMSDLVTLADPTSPYSFLNYLKESGRLYSFYIRENFYPLRTEYNDYCRWAAAKLSSIRFGTTVAEVSYEDENEVYVVRTTAGEFLRARRLVLGTGTPPHLPETCEGLGGDAIHNSRYLQSKQELQKKESITLVGSGQSAAEIYYDLLAEIDVHGYRLNWVTRSPRFFPLEYTKLTLEMTSPDYIDYFHALPEPTRYRLETQQKGLFKGIDGALIDSIFDLLYQKNLTGPVQTRLLTNTALSDASYDSETRTYTLGLRQEEQEKDFRLDTQGLILATGYRYRVPDFLAPVHDRIRWDGQGRFDVARNYSIDTTGNGIFLQNASVHTHSITSPDLGMGAYRNAYIVGELLGREAYPVEKSIAFQEFAAPEGTLA, from the coding sequence TTGACCGCGCTTCCTGAGCCCCTCGACTTCATCGGGATCGGCCTCGGCCCGTTCAACCTCGGCCTCGCCTGCCTGACCGAGCCGCTCGACGAACTGAACGGGCTCTTCCTGGAGTCCAAGCCGGACTTCGAGTGGCACTCCGGAATGTTCCTGGAGGGCGCCCACCTCCAGACCCCGTTCATGTCGGACCTGGTCACCCTCGCCGACCCCACGTCCCCGTACTCGTTCCTCAACTACCTGAAGGAATCGGGACGGTTGTACTCGTTCTACATCCGCGAGAACTTCTATCCACTGCGTACCGAGTACAACGACTACTGCCGCTGGGCCGCCGCGAAACTCTCCTCGATCCGCTTCGGCACGACGGTCGCCGAGGTGTCGTACGAGGACGAGAACGAGGTCTACGTCGTACGCACCACGGCCGGTGAGTTCCTCCGCGCCCGCCGCCTCGTCCTCGGCACCGGCACGCCGCCGCACCTGCCCGAGACCTGCGAAGGACTCGGCGGGGACGCGATCCACAACTCCCGCTATCTACAGAGCAAGCAGGAGCTGCAGAAGAAGGAGTCGATCACGCTGGTGGGCAGCGGCCAGTCCGCCGCCGAGATCTACTACGACCTGCTCGCCGAGATCGACGTGCACGGCTACCGGCTCAACTGGGTCACCCGCTCGCCGCGCTTCTTCCCGCTCGAATACACCAAACTGACGCTGGAGATGACCTCTCCGGACTACATCGACTACTTCCACGCGCTACCCGAGCCGACCCGCTACCGCCTGGAGACCCAGCAGAAGGGCCTCTTCAAGGGCATCGACGGCGCACTGATCGACTCGATCTTCGACCTGCTCTACCAGAAGAACCTCACCGGGCCCGTGCAGACCCGGCTGCTCACCAACACCGCGCTGAGCGACGCCAGTTACGACAGCGAGACCAGGACGTACACGCTCGGCCTGCGCCAGGAGGAGCAGGAGAAGGACTTCCGGCTCGACACCCAGGGCCTGATCCTCGCCACCGGCTACCGCTACCGCGTCCCGGACTTCCTCGCCCCGGTCCACGACCGCATCCGCTGGGACGGCCAGGGCCGCTTCGACGTCGCCCGCAACTACAGCATCGACACCACCGGGAACGGCATCTTCCTGCAGAACGCCTCGGTGCACACCCACTCGATCACGAGCCCCGACCTCGGTATGGGCGCGTATCGCAACGCGTACATCGTCGGCGAGCTGCTCGGCCGCGAGGCCTACCCGGTCGAGAAGTCCATCGCGTTCCAGGAGTTCGCCGCTCCGGAGGGGACCCTCGCATGA
- the desA gene encoding lysine decarboxylase DesA yields MRSHLLNDTTAERYRSSVTEGVERVAAQLATTTRPFTGISVDDLAPRIAAVDLDEPLHDTVAALDELEELYLRDAVYFHHPRYLAHLNCPVVIPAVLGEAVLSAVNSSLDTWDQSAGGTLIERRIIDWTTERIGLGPAADGVFTSGGTQSNLQALLLAREEAKGEDPTRMRIFASEVGHFSVQKAARLLGLGEDAVVVIPTDHNKRMQTVALARELERCRRDDLSPMAVVATAGTTDFGSIDPLPEIAELCAQYGTWMHVDAAYGCGLLASRKNRHLLDGIEHADSVTVDYHKSFFQPVSSSAVLVRDRSTLSHATYHAEYLNPRRAVQERIPNQVDKSLQTTRRFDALKLWMTLRVMGADGIGALFDEVCDLATEGWQLLAADPRYDVVVEPQLSTLVFRYIPSAICDPAAIDRANLYARKALFASGDAVVAGTKVGERQFLKFTLLNPETTTDDITAVLDLIAGHAEQYLGDSLDRAS; encoded by the coding sequence ATGCGCTCGCACCTGCTCAATGACACCACCGCGGAGCGATACCGCAGCTCCGTGACGGAAGGAGTCGAGCGGGTGGCGGCCCAACTCGCCACCACCACCCGTCCGTTCACCGGGATATCCGTCGACGACCTCGCGCCCCGCATCGCGGCCGTCGACCTGGACGAGCCCCTGCACGACACCGTCGCCGCGCTCGACGAGCTCGAAGAGCTCTATCTGCGCGACGCGGTCTACTTCCACCACCCCCGCTACCTCGCGCACCTCAACTGCCCGGTCGTCATCCCCGCCGTCCTGGGCGAGGCCGTGCTCTCCGCCGTCAACTCCTCCCTGGACACCTGGGACCAGTCGGCGGGCGGCACCCTCATCGAACGCCGCATCATCGACTGGACCACCGAGCGGATCGGCCTCGGCCCGGCCGCCGACGGCGTGTTCACCAGCGGCGGCACCCAGTCCAACCTCCAGGCGCTGCTGCTCGCCCGCGAGGAGGCCAAGGGCGAGGACCCCACCAGAATGCGGATCTTCGCCTCCGAGGTCGGTCACTTCAGCGTCCAGAAGGCGGCGAGGCTGCTCGGCCTCGGCGAGGACGCCGTCGTGGTCATCCCCACCGACCACAACAAGCGCATGCAGACCGTCGCCCTCGCCCGCGAACTGGAACGCTGCCGCCGCGACGACCTCTCCCCCATGGCCGTCGTCGCCACCGCGGGCACCACCGACTTCGGCTCCATCGACCCGCTGCCCGAGATCGCCGAACTGTGCGCGCAGTACGGCACCTGGATGCACGTCGACGCCGCGTACGGCTGCGGTCTGCTCGCCTCGCGCAAGAACCGGCACCTGCTCGACGGCATCGAGCACGCCGACTCGGTGACCGTGGACTACCACAAGTCCTTCTTCCAGCCGGTGAGTTCATCGGCCGTCCTGGTGCGCGACCGGAGCACCCTGTCCCACGCGACGTACCACGCCGAATACCTCAACCCGCGCCGCGCGGTGCAGGAGCGCATCCCCAACCAGGTCGACAAGTCCCTCCAGACGACCCGGCGCTTCGACGCGCTGAAACTGTGGATGACGCTGCGCGTGATGGGCGCCGACGGCATCGGCGCCCTCTTCGACGAGGTGTGCGACCTCGCCACGGAGGGCTGGCAGCTGCTCGCCGCCGACCCGCGCTACGACGTCGTGGTGGAGCCGCAGCTCTCCACGCTCGTCTTCCGCTACATCCCCTCGGCGATCTGCGACCCCGCCGCCATCGACCGCGCCAACCTCTACGCCCGCAAGGCCCTGTTCGCCTCCGGCGACGCGGTGGTGGCGGGCACCAAGGTGGGCGAGCGCCAGTTCCTGAAGTTCACCCTGCTCAACCCCGAGACCACCACCGACGACATCACCGCCGTCCTCGACCTGATCGCAGGACACGCCGAGCAGTACCTGGGAGACTCCCTTGACCGCGCTTCCTGA